A window of Citrus sinensis cultivar Valencia sweet orange chromosome 7, DVS_A1.0, whole genome shotgun sequence contains these coding sequences:
- the LOC102606677 gene encoding NAC domain-containing protein 7-like isoform X1, translated as MESHMGQGYKFQPSDELSVSLLKEKRLDPHFSYGPIKDIGHICSLEPEDLATESETESEDQACYFFYEPHYKYRNSNRVHRRTEAGQWKITSEDSQIEASNRLSGTKKFLTFYRRSPGSKVPVKTDWVMHEYHVKDDPSYEKEFVLCCIKRKRKKKKKRGISKADGGEPSRQLVSPPQQSPSDRPISDGVHNTHTVPQQQPQSHNSIYYPGNPTLQNTVYPRSITNDAPTQLPQIYHLISNRNHNAESIPTNQPNQNSISYLGNRIEEYMYSLTNPTQQLISARNYTEGSIPINQWPQPYYNMNSHSGNQVENGCPTNPLLTPDSYLESQGPLHHPLVISNFAGKNFQEECLPPGEIKSYGGYNRLNDASFSAVQTPISQEQELKYSNSSSDNCNFSDCQVFSDDSPRAFQDENSRGETGQTLTPDFDPSKSDGEASTNANDSSDTNTADDEALVKELLLKKDECLRIGEFKLDGGNSRLNDASVDNCDFSNHQISCSEQVNYLINSPRAFPDVVSLEELEKPFPLTLTHQSQMEKLQLVQRIAMTQTLLTTMHG; from the exons ATGGAGAGTCATATGGGGCAGGGGTACAAGTTCCAGCCATCCGATGAGCTAAGCGTCAGTCTTCTCAAGGAGAAGAGGCTTGATCCCCATTTCTCATATGGTCCTATCAAGGATATTGGTCATATCTGCAGCCTAGAGCCAGAGGACTTAGCAA CGGAATCAGAAACTGAGTCTGAGGATCAAGCTTGTTACTTTTTCTATGAACCTCATTACAAGTACAGGAACAGTAACCGTGTCCACCGAAGAACAGAAGCAGGGCAATGGAAAATTACTAGTGAAGATTCCCAAATCGAAGCTAGTAACCGCCTTAGTGGCACCAAAAAGTTCTTGACTTTCTACCGTCGGAGTCCTGGTTCTAAGGTACCAGTTAAGACCGACTGGGTTATGCATGAGTACCACGTCAAGGACGATCCCAGTTATGAG AAGGAATTTGTTCTGTGTTGCATCAAACGAAAacggaaaaagaagaagaagcgtGGTATTTCGAAAGCTGATGGAGGGGAACCAAGTCGACAATTGGTTTCTCCACCTCAGCAATCACCTAGTGACCGTCCGATTTCGGATGGAGTTCATAACACTCACACTGTCCCTCAGCAGCAACCACAGAGTCACAATTCCATTTATTATCCTGGAAATCCTACATTACAAAACACTGTATACCCGCGGTCAATAACAAATGACGCCCCAACCCAGCTACCACAAATTTACCATTTGATTTCTAATAGAAATCATAATGCTGAAAGTATTCCTACAAACCAACCAAATCAAAATTCGATTTCTTATCTTGGAAATCGCATTGAAGAATATATGTACTCTCTCACGAATCCTACTCAGCAATTAATTTCTGCTAGAAATTATACTGAAGGAAGTATTCCCATAAACCAGTGGCCACAGCCATATTACAATATGAATTCTCATTCTGGGAATCAAGTTGAAAACGGCTGTCCCACAAACCCCCTGCTGACACCAGATAGCTATTTGGAGTCGCAGGGACCACTACATCACCCTTTGGTGATAAGTAATTTTGCTGGAAAAAATTTTCAGGAAGAATGTCTGCCACCTGGAGAAATCAAGTCATACGGTGGCTACAATAGGCTAAATGATGCCTCTTTTTCTGCAGTGCAGACACCAATTTCTCAAGaacaagaattaaaatattctaataGTTCTTCTGATAATTGCAATTTTTCTGACTGTCAAGTTTTCAGTGATGATTCCCCAAGGGCTTTCCAGGATGAAAACTCTCGCGGAGAGACTGGACAGACCCTTACCCCTGATTTTGACCCATCAAAGTCTGATGGAGAAGCTTCAACTAATGCTAATGATAGTAGTGACACAAACACTGCTGACGACGAAGCGTTGGTAAAAGAACTACTACTTAAGAAAGATGAATGTCTCCGAATTGGAGAATTCAAGTTAGACGGTGGCAACAGCAGGCTAAATGACGCCTCTGTTGATAATTGTGATTTTTCTAACCATCAAATTTCTTGTAGTGAGCAGGTAAATTACCTGATCAATTCCCCAAGGGCTTTTCCAGATGTAGTCTCTCTAGAAGAGCTGGAAAAACCCTTCCCCCTCACTTTGACCCATCAAAGTCAAATGGAGAAGCTCCAGCTTGTGCAGAGGATAGCAATGACACAAACATTGCTTACAACGATGCATGGATAA
- the LOC102606677 gene encoding NAC domain-containing protein 78-like isoform X2, with the protein MENLMGYKFQPSNEQILYLLVEKRLSPHFSHHPIKDIVDICGLEPWDLATESETESEDQACYFFYEPHYKYRNSNRVHRRTEAGQWKITSEDSQIEASNRLSGTKKFLTFYRRSPGSKVPVKTDWVMHEYHVKDDPSYEKEFVLCCIKRKRKKKKKRGISKADGGEPSRQLVSPPQQSPSDRPISDGVHNTHTVPQQQPQSHNSIYYPGNPTLQNTVYPRSITNDAPTQLPQIYHLISNRNHNAESIPTNQPNQNSISYLGNRIEEYMYSLTNPTQQLISARNYTEGSIPINQWPQPYYNMNSHSGNQVENGCPTNPLLTPDSYLESQGPLHHPLVISNFAGKNFQEECLPPGEIKSYGGYNRLNDASFSAVQTPISQEQELKYSNSSSDNCNFSDCQVFSDDSPRAFQDENSRGETGQTLTPDFDPSKSDGEASTNANDSSDTNTADDEALVKELLLKKDECLRIGEFKLDGGNSRLNDASVDNCDFSNHQISCSEQVNYLINSPRAFPDVVSLEELEKPFPLTLTHQSQMEKLQLVQRIAMTQTLLTTMHG; encoded by the exons CGGAATCAGAAACTGAGTCTGAGGATCAAGCTTGTTACTTTTTCTATGAACCTCATTACAAGTACAGGAACAGTAACCGTGTCCACCGAAGAACAGAAGCAGGGCAATGGAAAATTACTAGTGAAGATTCCCAAATCGAAGCTAGTAACCGCCTTAGTGGCACCAAAAAGTTCTTGACTTTCTACCGTCGGAGTCCTGGTTCTAAGGTACCAGTTAAGACCGACTGGGTTATGCATGAGTACCACGTCAAGGACGATCCCAGTTATGAG AAGGAATTTGTTCTGTGTTGCATCAAACGAAAacggaaaaagaagaagaagcgtGGTATTTCGAAAGCTGATGGAGGGGAACCAAGTCGACAATTGGTTTCTCCACCTCAGCAATCACCTAGTGACCGTCCGATTTCGGATGGAGTTCATAACACTCACACTGTCCCTCAGCAGCAACCACAGAGTCACAATTCCATTTATTATCCTGGAAATCCTACATTACAAAACACTGTATACCCGCGGTCAATAACAAATGACGCCCCAACCCAGCTACCACAAATTTACCATTTGATTTCTAATAGAAATCATAATGCTGAAAGTATTCCTACAAACCAACCAAATCAAAATTCGATTTCTTATCTTGGAAATCGCATTGAAGAATATATGTACTCTCTCACGAATCCTACTCAGCAATTAATTTCTGCTAGAAATTATACTGAAGGAAGTATTCCCATAAACCAGTGGCCACAGCCATATTACAATATGAATTCTCATTCTGGGAATCAAGTTGAAAACGGCTGTCCCACAAACCCCCTGCTGACACCAGATAGCTATTTGGAGTCGCAGGGACCACTACATCACCCTTTGGTGATAAGTAATTTTGCTGGAAAAAATTTTCAGGAAGAATGTCTGCCACCTGGAGAAATCAAGTCATACGGTGGCTACAATAGGCTAAATGATGCCTCTTTTTCTGCAGTGCAGACACCAATTTCTCAAGaacaagaattaaaatattctaataGTTCTTCTGATAATTGCAATTTTTCTGACTGTCAAGTTTTCAGTGATGATTCCCCAAGGGCTTTCCAGGATGAAAACTCTCGCGGAGAGACTGGACAGACCCTTACCCCTGATTTTGACCCATCAAAGTCTGATGGAGAAGCTTCAACTAATGCTAATGATAGTAGTGACACAAACACTGCTGACGACGAAGCGTTGGTAAAAGAACTACTACTTAAGAAAGATGAATGTCTCCGAATTGGAGAATTCAAGTTAGACGGTGGCAACAGCAGGCTAAATGACGCCTCTGTTGATAATTGTGATTTTTCTAACCATCAAATTTCTTGTAGTGAGCAGGTAAATTACCTGATCAATTCCCCAAGGGCTTTTCCAGATGTAGTCTCTCTAGAAGAGCTGGAAAAACCCTTCCCCCTCACTTTGACCCATCAAAGTCAAATGGAGAAGCTCCAGCTTGTGCAGAGGATAGCAATGACACAAACATTGCTTACAACGATGCATGGATAA